In the Enterococcus rotai genome, TGAATTTTATGGGAAATTAACAGATATAGAAAAGAAATACCCGGTATTATTTAAAATCAATCGTTCTTGTTTGATTAATCCTAAAAACGTTAGAGAAATAGAGTTCAAAAAACGTTTGATTTATTTTAATGCAGAATTAACAAGGACATTTGCTATTGGAAAAACCAATAGGATTAAAGAACGGTTTCAAAAAATTCTTAACTAATTTTTGGAAAGGATATCAAATAATATATGAAACCATTTCCTTATATTCAACAACAAGATGAAAAAGATTGTGGTGTGGCTTGTCTAGCCATGATTCTAAACTATTATAAAACAGAAATCCCTATCCATAAATTACGAGAATTATCAGGGACCGATTTGGAAGGAACTTCTGCCTTTGGCTTAAAAAAAACATTGGAAAATTTAGATTTTGAGTGTTTAGCTATTCAAGCAGATAATGAAATTTGGCAGGAAAAAGAATTGCCATTTCCCTTAATTGCTCATGTGTTAGTCGACAATAGTTTTATGCATTATGTCGTTGTGTACGATAAAAAAGGAGCCTCGTTATCACTTGCAGATCCAGCCAAAGGAAAAGTAAAAAAGTCAATTGAAGCATTTTCAGCAGAATGGACAGGTATTTTGATCTTACCTACACCAAAGAAATCCTATCGACCGATTAAGGAAAAAGTTAATGGATTAAGTTCGTTTTTACCAATAATTTGGCAACAGAAAAAATTGGTTTTTCATATTGTATTAGCCTCATTTTTTATTACTTTATTTGGCATTGGAAGTTCCTATTATTTTCAGGGTCTCCTAGATTATTTTATTCCATATCAAGCACATTCGGCGCTTAATATTGTGTCTAGTGGATTGATTATTGTCTATCTTTTTCGGGTGTTTTTTGAATATAGTCGCAGTTATTTATTAATTATATTAGGGCAACGAATGAGTATTGCAATTATGTTGACTTACTTTAAACATGTGTTAACACTCCCAATGACTTTTTTTGCAACACGTAAATCAGGAGAGATTATCTCTCGTTTTTTAGATGCGAATAAGATTATTGATGCTCTTGCTAGCGCCACACTTTCTGTTTTTTTAGATATTGGAATGGTGCTATTAGTGGGAATTACCTTAGCCATTCAAAATAGCACACTCTTTTTAATCACACTGGCATCATTACCATTTTACCTCATAGCAATTTTAGCATTTGTTAAAAGCTACGAAAAAGCGAATCAAGAAGAAATGACTGCTGGAGCTACGCTAAACGCCAATATTATCGAAAGTTTGAAAGGGATAGAAACAATTAAAGCTTATAGTGGAGAAAATCAGGTGTATGATCGCGTTGATAGAGAATTTATCAAACTTATGAAAAAATCATTTCAGACTGTAACCTTGGATAATGTACAACAAGGAATAAAACATACCATTCAATTGATCAGTAGTGCTTTGATTCTGTGGCTAGGTTCATATTTTGTGATGGATGGAACCATTAGCTTAGGTCAATTAATTGCATATAACGCATTACTTGTGTTTTTTACGGATCCTTTACAAAATATCATAAACCTTCAAGTAAAAATGCAAACAGCTCAAGTGGCCAATAAACGACTAAATGAAATTTTTGACATTGAACCTGAACAAGTGAATACCTCAATAGAAAAAACTATTTCTGTAGAAAACTTTCAGCAAGGCATTTCTTTAGAGCGGGTTTCATTCTCCTATCATATGAAAGCACCTACGCTAAATGCGATTTCCTGTTGGATTCCTGCTCATAGTAAAGTTGCATTAGTAGGCGTTAGCGGGTCGGGAAAATCTACTTTAGCAAAATTACTAGTAAATTTTTATTCTCCTTCAGAAGGAACAATCAGTTATGGACAGGTAAACCATCTAGATATTGAATACAAACAGCTAAGAGAAAATGTGACGTATATCCCGCAAGACTCTTTTTTTTTCAGTGGAACAATTTTAGAGAACTTGACTTTTGGTTTATCTATAATACCAAGTTTTGAACGTATTTTAGAAGTTTGTAAAGCTGTCCAATTAAATGAATTTATTAACCAGCAACCTTTGCGCTTGGAAACAGTTTTGGAAGAAGGTGGGGTGAATCTTTCGGGCGGACAACGTCAGCGTCTAGCTATTGCTCGAGCGTTATTAAAAGATGCAGACATTCTGATTTTAGACGAAGCAACCAGTGGATTAGATACTATATTAGAACATAAAATTTTAGAGTATTTACTACAACTTGAGAATAAGACACTTCTTTTTATCGCTCACCATCTATCAATTGCGAAAGAATGTGATCAAATTCTTGTTCTTCATGAAGGACAATTAGTTGAGCAAGGAACTCATGATAAATTACGATTTAACCAAGGAATTTACCAGCAGTTGTGGGAAATATAGTAAAAGGAGGATTGACAATGGCAAAGAATGATTGGCTTGACCACTCCAGTATTTATAGTCAACAACACAATACCTTTTATCGTTGGATAGTGTATCCAGTTATCATCCTATTTTTGTTGTTAGGACTCTTTTTATTTTTCGCCAAAAAAGAAGTAGTCATACAAACGACAGCACAGTTGATTGGCACAGAAACAGAGAAAGTCCAGGTTCCTATAGATGCTAAAATACTAGAAAATAAGTTACATGAAAACCAACGAGTACAAAGAGGTGATTCTTTAATAATTTTTGATACAGAAGTGTTGTCGAATGAACAAAAACTGCTTGAACAAGAAAATAAAACAATTGAAAAGCAAAAGAAAGCAGCTCAAACGTTTATTGATAGTTTAACTCAAGAGCGTGATCTTTTTGAAAGCGAAGATATATATGGTTACAGTAATCAATTGAAAAGCTTAGTAGCAGAAAATGAATCCAATGAGTATATGTCCAAACAAAGTATAGAAATAACTAAAAAGAATCTTGAGATGTATCAGAAAAACAAAGAGCAGATGTCTCAACAGCTGAATGAAAGACAAAGCCAAAAGAATGAATGGGAGCAAGTTCGTTCTGCGTGGAATAATAATCAGCAAGAAGTCCAAGGTTTTGCTACAGAAATCATGGCTAAATATCAATTCTGGCAATCTCAGTTATCAAATACTTCAGAAGAACTAAATAATCAAGTACGGACAACTGTCTTAGTTGAAATCGAAGAGCAGATTGCACAACTAAATAAGGAAATAGAGCAAGTACAAGGAGAACTAGCTAAACTGGTTATACCAGCTAACTCTGATAATGAAGTCAATAGTTATCATAAAAAAGCCAAACAAAAGATAGAACAGACGGTAGCAACTACCAGACAAAGTTTGCTTGAATTAACGAATACTCAACAGAAAAATACGACTGCACTCAAGACGCTGAATGAACAAATCGAACAAGGTACACTAAGGGCTTCGATCGATGGAAGGGTTCACTTAACTGAACAAGTAAGTGGGCAAAAAGTTGTTCAACAAGGAACGCTTTTAGCGGAGATTTATCCAATCTTGCAGGACGATTATATGATGTTCACTGCACTATTGCCTACAAATGAAATTAATCGTATAGAAAAAGGAATGAATGTTCACTTCAAATTAGATAAGAACAGAGAAACAACAACGGTTGATGGCATTTTAACAGAAATTTCAGAAACAAGTACGACAAGTGAACAAGGAACTTTTTTTACCATTAAAGGAGAATTACGATTGCCAAGAAAATTCAAAAATCGGTATGGGCTCACAGGAGAGCTATCTCTCATTGTTGGGACTAAGACATATTGGCAACAAATTAAAGAGATCCTATTAAACAAAGAATAAACTACAACTTTTTCAAACTAAACAGAAATTTTTCTGAAAATCAAGACGATTTCATTTGAAAAACACTAAAAGAACAGGTATAATTAGTTCATCAATGATAATTGGTGAAGGATATTGATCTGTCACCACTATTATTTCATGAGGGAGTAACTGGCGGCGCTAGCTGCGGCAACATCACCAACTCCGAAAGAAATTTCTGGTGTTGTCTTAAACGGTGAGACTTATGTATGTTCTATTTAGCATACAGAGGTCTATTTTTTTTCGTTTTTGCTGCGAACCAATGAGTTCAAAAACGTGTTCGTTTCGCTATAATGAAGTAAAATAGATTAAAGTAGCTGTAAATTATGAGGAGGATATCATGTCAGAAGAGAAAAAGGTTCAACTATCTGAAGCATTTTACACGCAGTCAGATGAAGAGGTCTTACAAAAGTTTGATACGACAGTCGAAGGACTAACAGATCAAGAAGCCAAAAAAAGGTTAGAGAGTTACGGCGCCAATGCACTCGATGAAGGGAAAAAGAAATCAATTGTTGTAAAATTCTTTGAACAGTTTAAAGATTTTATGATCATTGTATTGCTATTTGCGGCTGTGATTTCCGCGGTCTTCTCAGGTGATTTTGTTGATTCATTCATCATCTTACTTGTGGTCATCTTAAATGCGATCTTTGGTGTGATCCAAGAAGCTAAAGCAGAGCAAGCAATCGAAGCGTTGAAAGAGATGTCTTCACCCAATGCCAATATTCGTCGTGATGGTCATGTGATCACGGTTAAAAGTGACGAATTAGTACCAGGCGATATCGTCTTATTAGAAGCAGGAGACGTTGTTCCAGCAGACTTACGTTTATTGGAAGCAGCCAGCTTGAAAATTGAAGAAGCTGCCTTGACTGGTGAATCTGTACCGGTTGAAAAAGAAGCGACTATTTTAGAAGGTACTGCATCTGATATTGGGATCGGTGACCGAATCAATATGGCTTATTCAAGCAGTAACGTCACTTATGGCCGCGGAATCGGTGTGGTTGTCGGCACAGGAATGAACACAGAAGTCGGTAAAATCGCCGGCATGTTAGCTAACGAAAAAGAAACAGAAACACCATTAAAACAAAATTTAAACCAATTAGGTAAGATGCTGACGATTGCTATCTTAATAATTGCAGCGATTATGTTCGTTGTCGGTATGATGAACGGTCGTACATGGATCGACATGTTATTAACGTCTATCTCATTAGCCGTTGCAGCAATTCCAGAAGGATTACCTGCAATCGTAACGATTATTTTAGCGCTAGGTACACAAAAAATGGCGAAGAAAAATGCCATTGTCCGCAAACTACCTGCTGTTGAAACATTAGGTAGCACAGACATTATCTGTTCAGATAAAACTGGGACGTTAACATTAAACCAAATGACGGTTGAAGCTCTTTATACAGATAATGAAGTAAAACCTGCAACAGAGGCTGTTGCGATGAATAACATGGCATTAAAAATCATGAATTATACAAACGATACAAAAATCGCGCAAGATGGTTCATTGATCGGTGATCCAACAGAAACAGCACTTGTTCAATACGGTTTAGATCACGACTTCAACGTAACTGAAAAAGTGGCAGCTGAACCTCGTGTGGCTGAGATTCCATTTGATTCAGATCGTAAATTGATGACAACTGTTCATCAATTAGCAGATGGTAAATTCTTAGTTGCCGTCAAAGGTGCACCAGATGAATTATTAAAACGCTGTAAACAAGTTTTATTAAATGGTCAAACACCAGCAATGGATGACAAACAACGTCAAGAAATTTTAACGACGAACACAAAATTAGCAAAACAAGCCTTACGTGTCTTAGGAATGGCCTACAAAATCGTAGATGCAGTGCCAGCTGAAATGGATTCTGATTTAGTCGAAAAAGACTTAGTATTTGCAGGACTTGTCGGCATGATCGATCCAGAACGTAAAGAAGCAGCCGAAGCTGTGAAAGTGGCCAAAGAAGCGGGCATTCGTCCAATCATGATCACAGGTGACCACAGAGATACAGCAGAAGCAATCGCAGCGCGTCTTGGCATCATCAAAGAAGGCGACGACGCTGCCGTGATTACAGGTGCTGAACTAAACGAATTATCTGACGAAGCATTTGCTAAAGTCGTTGAACATTATTCCGTTTATGCTCGTGTTTCACCTGAACATAAAGTACGTATCGTTAAAGCGTGGCAGCAAGAAGGTAAAGTTGTTGCGATGACAGGTGATGGCGTCAATGATGCGCCAGCATTGAAAGCAGCTGACATCGGTATTGGTATGGGAATCACTGGGACAGAAGTATCAAAAGGTGCCTCTGATATGGTCTTAGCAGATGATAACTTCTCAACAATTATCGTAGCCGTTGAAGAAGGCCGTAAAGTCTTCTCAAATATCCAAAAAACGATTCAATATCTACTTTCTGCCAACTTAGGAGAAGTCTTAACACTATTTATCGCAACAATGTTAGCGTGGGATACATTACTACCAGTTCACTTATTGTGGATCAACTTAGTAACGGATACCTTCCCTGCAATTGCTTTAGGTGTAGAGCCTGCCGAACGTGACGTCATGAGCCATGCTCCTCGTGGGAAGAAATCAAACTTCTTTTCTGGTGGTGTCTTGAGCAGTGTGATCTACCAAGGGATCACACAAGGTGCGTTGACGCTGATCGTATATAAAATGGCGATCGAATTCCCAGCTCATACAGCAGCAAATATGCCAAACTTATCTGCAACAGCCTTGTATGATTTACAACACGGTGACGCCTTGACAATGGCATTTGCCACATTAGGATTGATTCAATTGTTCCACGCGTTTAATGTGAAATCTATTTACCAATCAATCTTTAAAGTGGGCTTGTTCAGAAACAAATCATTCAACTGGGCTATCTTAGTATCGTTCTTGTTACTAGCAGCAACGATTCTAATTCCAGGATTCAATGACTTGTTCAGCGTAACGTCATTAGATGCTTACCAATGGGCAATCGTTGCTGGAACGTCATTTGCGATTATCCCAATCGTTGAAATTGTAAAATTTGTTCAACGTAGAATGGGAAAAAGTTAATAACAAATCGAAAAAAATGAATAGACTTATAAATAAGTTTAAAGTCAACTAAATACGAAGACCAAAAATCATGAAAAAGATTTTTGGTCTTTGTATTTTTTTTAATTAAATCAATGTAAAAAGACTCTCAAACTATTTCGATTTAGTTTTACTGAAAAGAGAAAAAGGGATTAAACTTATTTTAGAGACTTTTATTTTTTTTTCAAAAAAAAACAGCTCTTATTTTTGAATAATAAAAAAAAAGTGACTGCTTTTTTGCTGTATATTATCTACTATCAAAGAGTAAACAGGAAACTTTGATGAACAGTTGTCACTCGCTAAGGTAGGAAAGGAAGAAAAGAATTATGAGCATAAACGTATAAAGAAACGGTGAATTATCTTTTAGAGGGACGAAAATCGATAGAGTTCCAAACTTTTACAAAAAAGCTATCATAAGTATATGATTGTCTAAAAATCGATTTTCATGAGACAATCAATACATATTAAATTTAAGGAGTGATTGGATATGTCAGAAGAAAAAAAACTTGAACCTTACAGACACACCGATGGGAAAGGGTGGATTGATCATGGACCTAGAAATACTAGTCGTGATGAAAAAAATCCA is a window encoding:
- a CDS encoding peptide cleavage/export ABC transporter, producing the protein MKPFPYIQQQDEKDCGVACLAMILNYYKTEIPIHKLRELSGTDLEGTSAFGLKKTLENLDFECLAIQADNEIWQEKELPFPLIAHVLVDNSFMHYVVVYDKKGASLSLADPAKGKVKKSIEAFSAEWTGILILPTPKKSYRPIKEKVNGLSSFLPIIWQQKKLVFHIVLASFFITLFGIGSSYYFQGLLDYFIPYQAHSALNIVSSGLIIVYLFRVFFEYSRSYLLIILGQRMSIAIMLTYFKHVLTLPMTFFATRKSGEIISRFLDANKIIDALASATLSVFLDIGMVLLVGITLAIQNSTLFLITLASLPFYLIAILAFVKSYEKANQEEMTAGATLNANIIESLKGIETIKAYSGENQVYDRVDREFIKLMKKSFQTVTLDNVQQGIKHTIQLISSALILWLGSYFVMDGTISLGQLIAYNALLVFFTDPLQNIINLQVKMQTAQVANKRLNEIFDIEPEQVNTSIEKTISVENFQQGISLERVSFSYHMKAPTLNAISCWIPAHSKVALVGVSGSGKSTLAKLLVNFYSPSEGTISYGQVNHLDIEYKQLRENVTYIPQDSFFFSGTILENLTFGLSIIPSFERILEVCKAVQLNEFINQQPLRLETVLEEGGVNLSGGQRQRLAIARALLKDADILILDEATSGLDTILEHKILEYLLQLENKTLLFIAHHLSIAKECDQILVLHEGQLVEQGTHDKLRFNQGIYQQLWEI
- a CDS encoding bacteriocin secretion accessory protein, with protein sequence MAKNDWLDHSSIYSQQHNTFYRWIVYPVIILFLLLGLFLFFAKKEVVIQTTAQLIGTETEKVQVPIDAKILENKLHENQRVQRGDSLIIFDTEVLSNEQKLLEQENKTIEKQKKAAQTFIDSLTQERDLFESEDIYGYSNQLKSLVAENESNEYMSKQSIEITKKNLEMYQKNKEQMSQQLNERQSQKNEWEQVRSAWNNNQQEVQGFATEIMAKYQFWQSQLSNTSEELNNQVRTTVLVEIEEQIAQLNKEIEQVQGELAKLVIPANSDNEVNSYHKKAKQKIEQTVATTRQSLLELTNTQQKNTTALKTLNEQIEQGTLRASIDGRVHLTEQVSGQKVVQQGTLLAEIYPILQDDYMMFTALLPTNEINRIEKGMNVHFKLDKNRETTTVDGILTEISETSTTSEQGTFFTIKGELRLPRKFKNRYGLTGELSLIVGTKTYWQQIKEILLNKE
- a CDS encoding cation-translocating P-type ATPase, translated to MSEEKKVQLSEAFYTQSDEEVLQKFDTTVEGLTDQEAKKRLESYGANALDEGKKKSIVVKFFEQFKDFMIIVLLFAAVISAVFSGDFVDSFIILLVVILNAIFGVIQEAKAEQAIEALKEMSSPNANIRRDGHVITVKSDELVPGDIVLLEAGDVVPADLRLLEAASLKIEEAALTGESVPVEKEATILEGTASDIGIGDRINMAYSSSNVTYGRGIGVVVGTGMNTEVGKIAGMLANEKETETPLKQNLNQLGKMLTIAILIIAAIMFVVGMMNGRTWIDMLLTSISLAVAAIPEGLPAIVTIILALGTQKMAKKNAIVRKLPAVETLGSTDIICSDKTGTLTLNQMTVEALYTDNEVKPATEAVAMNNMALKIMNYTNDTKIAQDGSLIGDPTETALVQYGLDHDFNVTEKVAAEPRVAEIPFDSDRKLMTTVHQLADGKFLVAVKGAPDELLKRCKQVLLNGQTPAMDDKQRQEILTTNTKLAKQALRVLGMAYKIVDAVPAEMDSDLVEKDLVFAGLVGMIDPERKEAAEAVKVAKEAGIRPIMITGDHRDTAEAIAARLGIIKEGDDAAVITGAELNELSDEAFAKVVEHYSVYARVSPEHKVRIVKAWQQEGKVVAMTGDGVNDAPALKAADIGIGMGITGTEVSKGASDMVLADDNFSTIIVAVEEGRKVFSNIQKTIQYLLSANLGEVLTLFIATMLAWDTLLPVHLLWINLVTDTFPAIALGVEPAERDVMSHAPRGKKSNFFSGGVLSSVIYQGITQGALTLIVYKMAIEFPAHTAANMPNLSATALYDLQHGDALTMAFATLGLIQLFHAFNVKSIYQSIFKVGLFRNKSFNWAILVSFLLLAATILIPGFNDLFSVTSLDAYQWAIVAGTSFAIIPIVEIVKFVQRRMGKS